GGCAATAATTCTTACCCCGTTTGTTCGTAATCTGAATCTAAATTTACTCCGTGACGGGGCAATTCTCGGAGTGTTACTTTTTGTGATTTTTGCTACGGGAACTCTTGGATTGGAAACTGCCTATGCCAACCAAGCTTCTTTTATCTTCGGTCTCAACACGATCTTTGTCACCCTGTTTGAGCTACTGTTTCGCAAGCGCCTATCCATAAGGATGATACTAGCAGCGATTCTGGCTTTTACCGGAATTGGGGTGATGTCTTGGCAGAGTGGGGAAGCTCTGATGGGCGACTTTTGGTTGTTGGCATCTGCCCTTAGTGATGCCGCTTATATCATTGTGCTGGAGATATTTTCGCCACACCACTCACCCATACCATTGGTGACAATTCAGCTTTGGGTTGTAGCATTGTTAGGCATATTGTGGGCTGCTCCCGAAATAATAGAAAACATTGAGGCAATTCAAACAAGTTTAGGTCTCCTAATCTACCTTGGCGTAGTTGCCACTGCCCTAGTAATTTTATGCCAAACACTTGCACAGCAATGGACATCTGCCCAGGATACGGCAATATTCTTGGCTCTAGAACCTGTTTTCGGGGCAATTTTCGCATTTTTGCTCCTCGGTGAAACCTTTTCTACTCGCAGTTTCATTGGTGCCGCAATGGTGCTAGTTGGAATAATTCTGATTCTGATCCGTCCTAAAATTGACTCAAGTGATTCAGCACTCCCGCAATTACAAGAAAGCACGGTTACAGATGTTACGGTACTAAAAGGTGAAGTTTTGATAGGAGTGCTAAGTACTGAGGGGGAAATTGAGAAGTTGGTTTAATTTTTTTCGATTGCCAAGAAGTTACCTTTTATTATCGGATCTTAGAGAGGAATTAAGAAACGACTCGGCAGACTGCAAAACATCACCGAGAACTAACTCTGTATCGCGATCGACAAAAGCACTGAGAACAGAATTGGAACTACTTACTCCAGGTTTACTGGCACCCATATACAATAGCCCCATCACGGCAGTCATAATTGTGGGCAGGATGCCTTGAAGCCTGTTTGCACTGATACCTGTTTTTTGAGAAATACCTTGAACAATCTGCTGATGCAACTGTGGTGAA
Above is a genomic segment from Aerosakkonema funiforme FACHB-1375 containing:
- a CDS encoding DMT family transporter, with the protein product MIKFVLETHKHTLGFVLILITALCLGTGPAVIKEVIVSLSPATQFALRFTIAAIILTPFVRNLNLNLLRDGAILGVLLFVIFATGTLGLETAYANQASFIFGLNTIFVTLFELLFRKRLSIRMILAAILAFTGIGVMSWQSGEALMGDFWLLASALSDAAYIIVLEIFSPHHSPIPLVTIQLWVVALLGILWAAPEIIENIEAIQTSLGLLIYLGVVATALVILCQTLAQQWTSAQDTAIFLALEPVFGAIFAFLLLGETFSTRSFIGAAMVLVGIILILIRPKIDSSDSALPQLQESTVTDVTVLKGEVLIGVLSTEGEIEKLV